One stretch of Niallia sp. XMNu-256 DNA includes these proteins:
- a CDS encoding DUF2187 family protein, with amino-acid sequence MSEEQVDEVKKPTMKKAMEGDMIVVKKGTQAGKKGKVVVSRENSVIIEVGINSNTGEPIKTVVNHKNYKIVS; translated from the coding sequence ATGTCTGAAGAACAAGTAGATGAAGTGAAGAAGCCAACTATGAAAAAAGCGATGGAAGGAGATATGATTGTAGTAAAAAAAGGTACTCAAGCTGGAAAAAAGGGAAAAGTGGTTGTTTCGCGTGAAAATTCAGTTATTATTGAGGTAGGCATTAATTCTAATACAGGAGAACCTATAAAAACCGTCGTTAATCATAAAAACTATAAGATTGTATCGTAA
- a CDS encoding cold-shock protein, with the protein MEQGKVKWFNSEKGFGFIEREGADDVFVHFSAIQGDGFKTLDEGQSVTFEVEQGQRGPQAANVQKA; encoded by the coding sequence ATGGAACAAGGTAAAGTAAAATGGTTTAACTCAGAAAAAGGTTTTGGATTTATTGAACGCGAAGGTGCAGATGATGTATTTGTACACTTTTCAGCTATCCAAGGCGATGGATTCAAAACATTAGACGAAGGCCAAAGCGTAACATTTGAAGTTGAACAAGGTCAACGTGGACCACAAGCAGCTAACGTTCAAAAAGCTTAA
- a CDS encoding PHB depolymerase family esterase gives MGMFKESVFEGFMYKLYIPNVSSKENPLPMVVMLHGCEQDSDQFAEETRMNELAEKEQFICLYPTMNRFFNPLFDEPHKSNLAGCWNWFLDENQHRDTGLPKVITDMISAVEKILIKRHNINLDRKKVYVAGFSAGGAMAAILGVTYPETFRGIAVFAGLPYDAANTNLWKDPWNREAEHVMKKGVKDPYESGKRAFLEMKKALSRTNIRKKLPIIIFHGMNDTTVNPINSEQLVIQWAQMHHLLEKGQGRVNVIPSQVKMDRSKNGRNYTHHLYQDSQGNTFIEYWEIHEMGHAWSGGKKGQFCDPLGPDASSIIWEFFKKINN, from the coding sequence ATGGGAATGTTTAAAGAATCGGTATTTGAAGGGTTTATGTATAAACTTTATATACCGAATGTTTCATCTAAAGAAAACCCCTTACCTATGGTAGTGATGCTACATGGGTGTGAACAAGATTCAGATCAATTTGCTGAGGAAACAAGAATGAACGAACTTGCTGAGAAAGAGCAATTTATTTGCCTCTATCCCACGATGAATCGCTTTTTTAATCCCCTTTTTGATGAGCCTCATAAATCCAATCTTGCTGGATGTTGGAACTGGTTTTTAGATGAGAACCAGCATCGTGACACCGGACTTCCGAAAGTTATTACGGATATGATTTCGGCAGTTGAAAAAATATTAATAAAAAGACACAACATTAACCTCGATCGAAAGAAAGTTTATGTTGCCGGCTTTTCGGCAGGAGGAGCCATGGCTGCTATTTTAGGGGTTACGTATCCTGAAACCTTTAGGGGGATTGCTGTTTTTGCCGGCTTACCTTATGATGCTGCAAATACTAACTTGTGGAAAGACCCGTGGAATCGAGAAGCCGAACATGTTATGAAAAAAGGGGTAAAAGATCCTTATGAGTCAGGCAAAAGAGCTTTTCTCGAAATGAAGAAAGCCCTTTCACGAACAAATATCAGAAAAAAACTTCCAATTATTATTTTTCATGGAATGAATGACACGACCGTAAATCCCATTAATAGTGAACAGCTCGTGATTCAATGGGCACAAATGCATCATTTATTAGAAAAAGGTCAAGGGAGAGTCAATGTCATCCCTTCACAAGTAAAAATGGATCGTTCCAAGAACGGAAGAAACTACACGCACCATCTTTACCAAGATTCACAAGGGAATACATTCATTGAATATTGGGAAATTCACGAAATGGGGCATGCTTGGTCTGGGGGAAAAAAAGGCCAATTTTGTGACCCGCTTGGCCCCGATGCCTCAAGTATCATTTGGGAGTTTTTTAAAAAGATAAATAATTAA